One genomic window of Aptenodytes patagonicus chromosome 3, bAptPat1.pri.cur, whole genome shotgun sequence includes the following:
- the TMEM151B gene encoding transmembrane protein 151B isoform X1: MSPPASAAAASEGGSSTPVPPEEEAEGAREEQRPVKQSLSKSLCRESHWKCLLLSLLMYGCMGAMTWCHVTKVTRLTFDSAYKGKSMMYHDSPCSNGYVYIPLAFLVMLYVVYLVECWHCYTRNELQYKVDVESVHERVQRMQQATPCIWWKAISYHYVRRTRQVTRYRNGDAYTTTQVYHERVNTHVAEAEFDYSNCGVKDISKDLIDLESYPATRLRFTKCFSFANVESENSYLTQRARFFTENEGLDDYMEAREGMHLKNVDFKEYMVAFSDPDNLPWYVSHYVFWVAALLTLSWPLRVLNEYRTSYVHYHVEKLFGFDYVAVTPAEERSFCRRMPRVNTVDSTELEWHIRSNQQLVPSYSEAVLMDLVGLSGCTSYSTCRYGGYRQNCERCHRTISSSSIFSRSALSICNGSPRIPFSSSRFSLGRLYGSRRSCLWQSRSGSLNEQSCPTEQTRLSSQVTVEEEDPPPYQDALYFPILIVHRNEGCLNHDHRHLHRNGSCVETSL; encoded by the exons atgtccCCCCCGGCCTCGGCGGCCGCCGCCAgcgagggaggcagcagcacGCCGGTGCCtccggaggaggaggcggagggggcCCGAGAGGAG CAGCGGCCAGTGAAGCAGTCTCTCAGCAAGTCCCTGTGCCGAGAGTCCCACTGGAAATgcctgctgctgtccctcctcATGTACGGCTGCATGGGAGCCATGACCTGGTGCCATGTCACCAAGGTGACCCGGCTGACCTTTGACAGCGCTTACAAGGGCAAGTCCATGATGTACCACGACAGCCCCTGTTCCAACGGCTACGTCTACATCCCCTTGGCTTTCCTGGTGATGCTCTACGTGGTGTACCTGGTGGAGTGCTGGCACTGCTACACCCGCAATGAGCTGCAGTACAAAGTGGATGTGGAGAGTGTGCACGAGCGCGTGCAGCGGATGCAGCAGGCGACCCCCTGCATCTGGTGGAAGGCCATCAGCTACCACTACGTCCGCAGGACCCGGCAGGTTACCCGCTACCGCAACGGGGACGCCTACACCACCACTCAAGTGTATCACGAGCGGGTCAACACCCACGTGGCAGAGGCTGAGTTTGATTATTCCAATTGTGGAGTTAAGGACATCTCCAAGGACCTCATTGACTTGGAGAGCTACCCGGCCACGCGGCTCCGCTTCACCAAGTGTTTCAGCTTTGCCAATGTGGAGTCAGAGAACTCCTACCTGACCCAGCGGGCCCGCTTCTTCACGGAGAATGAGGGCCTAGATGACTACATGGAGGCCAGGGAGGGGATGCACCTCAAAAACGTGGACTTCAAGGAATACATGGTGGCCTTTTCCGACCCAGACAACCTGCCTTGGTACGTATCCCACTATGTCTTCTGGGTGGCGGCTCTGCTGACCCTATCCTGGCCCCTGCGGGTGCTAAATGAGTATCGCACCTCCTATGTCCATTACCACGTGGAGAAACTCTTTGGGTTTGACTACGTGGCGGTGACGCCGGCCGAGGAGCGCTCCTTCTGCCGGAGGATGCCCCGCGTCAACACGGTGGACAGCACCGAGCTGGAGTGGCACATCCGATCCAACCAGCAGCTGGTGCCCAGCTACTCGGAAGCGGTCCTGATGGACTTGGTGGGGCTCTCTGGCTGCACCAGCTACTCCACTTGCCGGTACGGGGGCTACCGGCAGAACTGCGAGCGGTGCCACAGGACTATAAGCAGCTCCTCCATCTTCTCCCGCAGTGCCCTGAGCATCTGCAATGGCAGCCCCAGGATCCCCTTCAGCAGCAGCCGCTTCTCCCTGGGCCGCCTGTATGGCTCGCGACGCAGCTGCCTCTGGCAGAGCCGGAGCGGGAGCCTGAATGAGCAGAGCTGTCCCACCGAGCAGACCCGCCTCTCTAGCCAGGTGACTGTGGAGGAGGAAGACCCCCCTCCTTACCAGGATGCCCTCTACTTCCCCATCCTCATCGTGCACCGCAACGAAGGCTGCCTGAACCACGACCACCGTCACCTCCACCGCAACGGGTCCTGCGTGGAGACCTCACTGTGA
- the TMEM151B gene encoding transmembrane protein 151B isoform X2, with translation MARSLTAPPRSGTGFARTEVAAFQLWKSTFPFVWFIKHLRSTSEPLGLPGVVVGVAITKQRPSQLQKQRPVKQSLSKSLCRESHWKCLLLSLLMYGCMGAMTWCHVTKVTRLTFDSAYKGKSMMYHDSPCSNGYVYIPLAFLVMLYVVYLVECWHCYTRNELQYKVDVESVHERVQRMQQATPCIWWKAISYHYVRRTRQVTRYRNGDAYTTTQVYHERVNTHVAEAEFDYSNCGVKDISKDLIDLESYPATRLRFTKCFSFANVESENSYLTQRARFFTENEGLDDYMEAREGMHLKNVDFKEYMVAFSDPDNLPWYVSHYVFWVAALLTLSWPLRVLNEYRTSYVHYHVEKLFGFDYVAVTPAEERSFCRRMPRVNTVDSTELEWHIRSNQQLVPSYSEAVLMDLVGLSGCTSYSTCRYGGYRQNCERCHRTISSSSIFSRSALSICNGSPRIPFSSSRFSLGRLYGSRRSCLWQSRSGSLNEQSCPTEQTRLSSQVTVEEEDPPPYQDALYFPILIVHRNEGCLNHDHRHLHRNGSCVETSL, from the exons ATGGCGCGCTCGTTGACCGCCCCGCCGCGGTCCGGGACGGGCTTTGCCCGCACAG AGGTGGCTGCGTTTCAGTTGTGGAAAAGTACTTTCCCATTTGTGTGGTTTATAAAGCACTTGAGAAGCACTTCAGAGCCCCTTGGGCTGCCAGGTGTTGTGGTGGGAGTTGCCATTACCAAACAGAGAccttcccagctgcagaag CAGCGGCCAGTGAAGCAGTCTCTCAGCAAGTCCCTGTGCCGAGAGTCCCACTGGAAATgcctgctgctgtccctcctcATGTACGGCTGCATGGGAGCCATGACCTGGTGCCATGTCACCAAGGTGACCCGGCTGACCTTTGACAGCGCTTACAAGGGCAAGTCCATGATGTACCACGACAGCCCCTGTTCCAACGGCTACGTCTACATCCCCTTGGCTTTCCTGGTGATGCTCTACGTGGTGTACCTGGTGGAGTGCTGGCACTGCTACACCCGCAATGAGCTGCAGTACAAAGTGGATGTGGAGAGTGTGCACGAGCGCGTGCAGCGGATGCAGCAGGCGACCCCCTGCATCTGGTGGAAGGCCATCAGCTACCACTACGTCCGCAGGACCCGGCAGGTTACCCGCTACCGCAACGGGGACGCCTACACCACCACTCAAGTGTATCACGAGCGGGTCAACACCCACGTGGCAGAGGCTGAGTTTGATTATTCCAATTGTGGAGTTAAGGACATCTCCAAGGACCTCATTGACTTGGAGAGCTACCCGGCCACGCGGCTCCGCTTCACCAAGTGTTTCAGCTTTGCCAATGTGGAGTCAGAGAACTCCTACCTGACCCAGCGGGCCCGCTTCTTCACGGAGAATGAGGGCCTAGATGACTACATGGAGGCCAGGGAGGGGATGCACCTCAAAAACGTGGACTTCAAGGAATACATGGTGGCCTTTTCCGACCCAGACAACCTGCCTTGGTACGTATCCCACTATGTCTTCTGGGTGGCGGCTCTGCTGACCCTATCCTGGCCCCTGCGGGTGCTAAATGAGTATCGCACCTCCTATGTCCATTACCACGTGGAGAAACTCTTTGGGTTTGACTACGTGGCGGTGACGCCGGCCGAGGAGCGCTCCTTCTGCCGGAGGATGCCCCGCGTCAACACGGTGGACAGCACCGAGCTGGAGTGGCACATCCGATCCAACCAGCAGCTGGTGCCCAGCTACTCGGAAGCGGTCCTGATGGACTTGGTGGGGCTCTCTGGCTGCACCAGCTACTCCACTTGCCGGTACGGGGGCTACCGGCAGAACTGCGAGCGGTGCCACAGGACTATAAGCAGCTCCTCCATCTTCTCCCGCAGTGCCCTGAGCATCTGCAATGGCAGCCCCAGGATCCCCTTCAGCAGCAGCCGCTTCTCCCTGGGCCGCCTGTATGGCTCGCGACGCAGCTGCCTCTGGCAGAGCCGGAGCGGGAGCCTGAATGAGCAGAGCTGTCCCACCGAGCAGACCCGCCTCTCTAGCCAGGTGACTGTGGAGGAGGAAGACCCCCCTCCTTACCAGGATGCCCTCTACTTCCCCATCCTCATCGTGCACCGCAACGAAGGCTGCCTGAACCACGACCACCGTCACCTCCACCGCAACGGGTCCTGCGTGGAGACCTCACTGTGA